Genomic DNA from Streptomyces sp. AM 2-1-1:
CCGGCCGGCACGTCGACCGAGACGTCCCGCAGCGCCCGTACGGGGCCGTAGCCCACGGACAGCGAGCGGATCTCCAGCGTTGCCATGCGTCCTCCTCCTTCCGCCTTCTCGTCGTGGTGATTCCGGGCCGTCGGCGGCCTATTGGCGTACGGGCCCGTCCGGATCCGCCGCAGGCGCCGCCTCGGTGGGCGACGGGCCCCGCGGGGCCGTCGGGCGTATCGCTCCGGTGCGGCGTCCCGTGGTGCCACACACCAGCACCGGCCCCCGCCGCCCGTCCACGGGGTACGGCCGACTCGATGCGGGCGACCAGTGAGGATGGCGCGGTGTTGTGCGCGCGCACAGAGGCGGCGTGCTCGTGTCCACGAGGGGCGCGGCCGGTGTCATCCTCGCCACGACGCGCGGCCTTCCGGCTCGCGACGAAGGGGGGAACGGATGCCGCGGTGCGAGGACGGGTCTGCCCGACGACTGCTCGGCGCACTTCTGACGGGTCCCGTGACGCCGGACCTCGCCGGACGTGCGGCGGCCGCCCTGGACCTGCCGGAGCGCGGGAGGTACGCGGTCGTCGCGCTCGTGGGCGACGGGAGCGGCGTACCGCCCGTCTGCCCCCTCGACGGCGGTGACGGCGCGGGGGACGGGCCTCCGCGGTTCCTCTGGCAGCCGGGAACCGAGCGGGACACCGCCCTCGTGTCCCTCGGGGATCAGGAGCCGGCCGACCTGGCCCGGCGGCTGAACGACCGGCACGCGGGCCGGGGCGGGGTGGGACCGGCCGTCGCCGGCCTCACCGAACTGCCGACGGCCCGGCGGCTCGCCGAGGTGGCCCTGCTGACCTGCCCACCGGACGGAACCACGGTCGTCACACTGGACCGGCGCCTTCCCGCCGCGCTGATGGTCAGCCAACCGGAGTTGACGCAACGGCTGGTGAGGGACGTACTGGGCCCCCTGCTGACGCTGCCGGCGGCCGAACGCGAGGTGCTGGTGGCGACCTGGGACGCGTGGCTGGAGTGCGGCGGCTCGGCGGGGCGGGCGGCGGCCCGGCTGTACTGCCACCGCAATACGGTGCTCAACCGGCTGCGACGGCTGGAACGGCTCACCGCGAGGTCACCGGCGTGGCCGCGCGAACTGGTGGAGCTCACCCTGGCCTTGGACGCGCTCCGCCTGGCACCGCCGCCCCGGTGAACGGGGCGGCGTCGGTCACCTCAGGCGGTCCCGGGCGATGGCCTCGGCCACCCGTTCCAGCAACGGTCCGGCCTGGTCCATGGAGACGGCCGGGTCGGGTTCCACGTCCGCCAGCGCGTAGGCGCGGGCGATGCCCGCCTTCTCCAGCTCCGCGGCCGTCAGCGCCAGTCGCCCACAGACCGCGACGACCTCCACACCGGCGGCACGGGCTGCGGCGGCGACTCCGGCCGGTGCCTTCCCGTGCAGGGTCTGCTCGTCGAGCGAGCCTTCGCCGGTGATGACGAGGGTGGCACGGGCCAGCGCCGGCGCGAACCCCAGCACGTCCAGCATGACGTCGATTCCCGGGCGGAACCGGGCCCCCAGCCCCACCAGCGCGCCGTAGCCGATACCGCCGGCCGCTCCGGCGCCGGGCAGCGCGGCCTGCTCGGGGCCGAGGACGGTGGCGTAGCGGGAGAGCGCCGCGTCCAGGGCCGCGATGTCCTCGTCGGTGGCCCCCTTCTGGCGCCCGTACACCGCGGGCGCGCCCTTCGGGCCGGTCAGCGGGTTGTCCACGTCGCTGGCGAGGACGAGATCGACGGTGGCCAGGCGCGGGTCGAGTCCGGTGAGGTCCGCCCGGTCGAGGCGGGCGAGTCCACCACCGCCCGGACCGACGGGTGCGCCGTCCTCGTCCAGGAAGCGGGCGCCCAGCGCCGTCAGCATGCCCGCGCCGCCGTCGGTGGTGGCGCTGCCGCCCACGCCGAAGACGAGGGTCTTGGCGCCGTCGTCGAGGGCGGCCCGCAGCAGTTCGCCGGCGCCGTACGTGGTCGCGGTGAGCGGGGCGAAGACGCCAGGTGGCAGGTGCTGGAGTCCGGACGCCTCCGCCATCTCCACCACGGCGGTGGTGCCGCGCAGCGCGTACGCGGCGTCCACCGGTTCACCGAGCGGACCGGTCACCCGGGCTTCCCTGCGCTCGAAGCCGGCGGCGATCGCGGCCGCGACGGTGCCGTCGCCGCCGTCCGCCACGGGCAGCGTCTCCACGTGCAGGCCGGGGACCGCGCGGCGCAGTCCGGCGGTGACCCGCTCCGCGACCTGCGCCGCGGTGAGGGACCCCTTGAACTTGTCCGCCGCGACCAGCACTCTCGCGGTCGCCATCTCTGCTGCTCCGTCCGCCACGTCACATCCCTTGTCGTCGCACCTGCGTTCGGCCGCCCCGACCCTATCCGCAGCCCGTCCCGGACGCCCACGGGGTCCGGGACGGGCCGGCGGTCGCCCGGAGCACGCCCGACGGGCCGCGCGCGAGGCGTGCGGCCCGTCGTGGGGAGCGCGTGGGTTCTTCTCGTCCGGCCCGGGTGAGGGAGGTTCAGGCGGTTCTGGTGGTGAGGGAGGTGAGGTGGGCGAAGACGACGACGTTGGCGGAGTAGCCGGTCTTCTTGTCGAAGCGTCCGCCGCAGGTCAGCAGCCTGAGTTCCGGCCGGTTGGTCGCCCCGTAGACCTTGTCGTCGGGGAACTCGCTCTTCTTGTAGGTCTTGACGGTGTCGACGGTGAAGACCGCCGTCCGCCGGTCCGCGCGCGTGACCTTGACGGTGTCGCCGTGACGCAGCGCGTTGAGGTTCAGGAAGATGGCGGGGCCCGTCGCGGTGTCCCGGTGGCCCACGATCAGGGCCGTTCCGGCCTCCCCTGGTGACGGACCGTCCTGGTACCAGCCCGCCACCTTGGGCCGGTCGATCGGCGGGGCGCCCAGCCGGCGCCGGGCGTCGAGCCTCAGGCCGACGAGCGGAGCCTCGATGTAGATCGCGGGGATCGCGACCTTCACCGCCCGGGACGGGCTCAGGGGAGGGTGGGAGGCGGGGATGCGCTCGGGCATCCGGTGGGGGGCTCTGCGGAACGGCGGCGCCCCGCCGCCCGCGGCGTCGGAGCCGCGGGCGGCATGCGCCACCGCCTCGCCGGACGGATCTCCGCAGAGCCGGACGATGCCCGCCACGAGGGAGAAGGTCGCGCACAGCGTCAGGGTGAGACGGCATGCGCGACTCGGCCCCCGGCGCCGCCGTCGTCGAGTGTTATGCCTCGCCACGGGCGCGGCGGCGAGCGGCCCGGCGGGCCAGGACGAGGCCGGCGAGGCCGGCCACCCCGGCACCCACGCCCAGGGTGGTCCCCGTGTTCATGCCCGAACCACCGTCGTAGCCGGCGGCCTGGAGGGTGGCCGCGCCACCACCGCCGGCCGGGACGCCGCCGGAGGGACGGTCGCCCGGGGCGGCCTTGGTGTCGGAGGACGTGGCGTCGGCGCCCGCACCGTCGGTGGAGGCGTTCCCCGATGCCTCGTTCCCGGACGCCTGGTTGCCGGAGGAGGGCCGGCCGGAACCGTCGTTGCGCTCGCCACCCCGGGCGCCCCGGCTCTCGTCGGGGCAGTTGACGACGAAGGTCCGCTGCTTGGTCAGGCTGCCCGGGACGACCCACTGGAGCTGGTAGGTACCGTCCGGCAGCTGGTAGAGCGGGCTGCGGGCCCGGCCCTGCGAGAGGGGGAGGGTACCGGCGAGCACGTTGCCGGGCGGGACGGTCAGCGGCAGCTCGGTGATGGTCCAGGGAACTGCCTGGAGCGTCTCGAAGTTGTTGGCCGACAGCCGGAACTGGCAGATCGGTCCGCCATTGCCCCGGGTGTCGCGGCCCGCGTTGCGGATCTCCACGATGGTGAGGTCGCCGCTGTCGCCGGGGATGGCGAACGCCTCGGGGGCACAGGTGAGCGCGATTCCGGCGGCGGCGACGAGCGTGCCGGCGCGGAGCGCGTGGGTACGGGTGGAGGCGGAGAGGGGCATGCGTGACTCCTTGAAGCCAGAACGATTGTCGTACTAATGGGAGGGCACTCAAGGGATGCCACAGGTGATCCGCGAGAGGGGATCGGCGCGACCGACCAACCGTCAGAAATCCCCCCACCGGCCGATAGCCGGCGGCTCCGCTCCTCCGAACGGGCGCGGGTCGGGAGTCGTGCGCCTCCCACCGGGCGCCGGCGGCGGCGGTCACTGCCGGGGGGCCTCGGCGAGCCTCTACAGTGGCGCGGTGACCACGACTGACGACTACGCCACGTACATCGCCGGCCTGCCCCGGATCCTGGCGGGAGCGGCCTGCCTCTACCGCGACGGAGAGGGCCGGGTCCTGCTGGTCGAGCCGAACTACCGCGACGGCTGGGCCCTGCCCGGCGGGACGATCGAGTCGGACACCGGCGAGGGTCCCCGCCAGGGGGCGCGGCGCGAGAGCGCCGAGGAGATCGGCCTCGACCTGGAGCCGGGACGGCTGCTGGTGGTGGACTGGGTGCGCGGCGCGCAGCGGCCGCCGATCGCGGCGTACCTCTTCGACGGCGGGGTGCTGAGCGACGCCCAGCTGGCGTCGATCGTCCTCCAGGAGGAGGAGCTGCTCTCCTGGAAGCTCGTGGAACGTGCCGCGCTCGGCGACCATCTCCTCGGTTCGCTCGGCCGACGGGTGCGAGCCGCGCTGGACGCGCTCGACTCCGGTGCCGGGGCGGTGGAGCTGGAGGACGGCCGGCCGCCCGTCCGCTGACGGAGCGCTCCGGGGAGCCGGTGCCGGCGGCCCCCGGAAACACGGTCGCGGGGCGGCACCCCGGCTCCGTAGGCTCGCCGCATGACCCTTGTCGCGATCCTCAGCGGTGCCGGCGTCTCCACGGACTCCGGCATCCCCGACTACCGGGGCCCGGACGGGGTGTGGACCCGGGACCCGGAGGCCGAGAAGCTCGTCACCTACGACTTCTACATGGCGGATCCGGAGATCCGCCGCCGCTCCTGGCAGATGCGCCGCACCCACGCGGCGTGGAACGCCGAGCCGAACGCGGCCCACCGCGCGGTGGCGGAGCTGGAACGGTCCGGCACGGCGGTACGGGTCCTCACGCAGAACGTCGACGGCCTCCACCAGCGGGCCGGGCTCTCCGCCCGCAAGGTGGTCGAGCTCCACGGCACCGCTCATGAGGTGGTGTGCACCCGGTGCCACGCCCGCTCCCCCATGGCCGACGCGCTGCGCCGGCTGGAGGCGGGCGAGGCGGACCCGCCGTGCACGGTCTGCGGCGGCATCCTGAAGACCGCCACGGTCATGTTCGGCGAGCGGCTGGACCCCGAGGTGCTGGCCCTGGCGGTGGCGATCGCCCGGGGGTGCGAGGTCTTCGTCGCGGTGGGGACGACGCTCCAGGTGCACCCGGCGGCCTCGCTCGCCGGTGTGGCGGCCGACCACGGAGCCCGTCTGATCATCGTGAACGCGGAGCCGACGCCGTACGACGACCGGGCCGACGCGGTGGTGCGCGGGCCGATCGGTACGGCGCTCCCGGAGCTGCTGGAGCGCCTTGGGGCAGGTGGGGCGGCGGTGGGGTAAAGTGAACGGCTGCGAAGGGGAGTAGCCCCGAAAACCGGTCGTCGACACACTGGAATCCCCGGATTCCCGGTGGCCGGGCCCGTGGATCATGGCGGGTGGGCGAGACCTTCGGTCAGGTATGACACGCCCGCGCCCCCGCGGGTGCTGCGGTCATGCCGGGCCGAGTGGTCCTCCGAGAGCCCGTGCGGCGCTTCGCGAAGACCCGGGGCCCGGCCTCTCACAGAAAGCCACCCGGAATGCACCTCGACCCCCTGGCGATCCTCACCGCCTTCGGGCTCATCTTCCTCGCGGAGCTGCCGGACAAGACGATGTTCGCGTCGCTGGCCATGGGAACGCGCATGCGCCCCCTCTACGTGTGGTTCGGTACCTCGTCCGCGTTCATCGTCCACGTGGCCATCGCGGTCGGTGCCGGTGGTCTCCTCGGGCTGCTGCCCGGCTGGATCGTCAAGCTGGTCTCGGCCCTGCTCTTCGCCTTCGGCGCCTTCATGCTGCTGCGCGGCGGGGGCGACGACGAGGACGAGGAGACGGAGGTCAAGACCGTCACCGGTTTCTGGCCCGTCTACGCGACGGCCTTCATGGCCGTCTTCATCAGTGAGTGGGGCGACCTCACCCAGATCACCACGGCCAACCTCGCGGCGAGCAACGGTGCCTGGTCGGTGGCGATCGGCTCCGCCGCCGCCCTGATGTCGGTCTCGGCGCTGGCGCTGCTGGCCGGCCGTTTCATCGCCAAGCGGGTACCGCTCAAGACCGTCCAGCGGGTCGGCGGGGTGTGCATGCTCGGCCTGGCGATCTGGACTGCGGTGGAGATCTTCACCGGCTGACCCCGCACGCGGGAGCACGTACGCGTGCGGAGCCCGGTGACCGGCGCGTGGGTGGTGCCGGTCACCGGGCTCCGGCATGTGCGGGCCCGGTCGCCGCGGCCGCGCGGGGTCAGAACAGCGCCGGGGTGGCGTTCTCCGTGCCACGCTCGAATGCCAGCAACCGCTGCTTGCGGTCGAGGCCGCCGCCGTAACCGGTGAGGCCGCCCGACGCACCGATGACCCGGTGGCAGGGAACGATGATCGAGACGGGGTTGCGGCCGTTGGCCAGACCCACCGCTCGGGAGGCGCCGGGTCTGCCGAGTCGGGCCGCCACTTGTCCGTAGGAGAGCGTCTCGCCGTACGGGATGCGCTGGAGCTCCGCCCAGACGGTCCGCTGGAACGGGGTCCCCTCCAGGTGGAGTGGCAGGTCGAACGCGGTGCGCGTCCCGTCGAAGTACTCCCCCAGCTGGCGGACCGCCTCGCCGAACCCACCGGCGTCCACCTCCTCGCCGAACGTCTCGCGCGGTGGCTGGTGGCGATGGTCGGTCATGTACACGGCGCTGAGGACTCCGTCGGTGGCGACGAGGGTGAGCGGGCCGTAAGGGCTGTCGAGCAGGGTGTGCGTCCGGGTGTGCGGGGGGATGGTGGTGCTCATGGCGTACTTCTTCCGGGGTCGGGGCCTCGTGGCCGGAGCGCG
This window encodes:
- a CDS encoding helix-turn-helix domain-containing protein; translated protein: MTPDLAGRAAAALDLPERGRYAVVALVGDGSGVPPVCPLDGGDGAGDGPPRFLWQPGTERDTALVSLGDQEPADLARRLNDRHAGRGGVGPAVAGLTELPTARRLAEVALLTCPPDGTTVVTLDRRLPAALMVSQPELTQRLVRDVLGPLLTLPAAEREVLVATWDAWLECGGSAGRAAARLYCHRNTVLNRLRRLERLTARSPAWPRELVELTLALDALRLAPPPR
- a CDS encoding glycerate kinase, whose amino-acid sequence is MATARVLVAADKFKGSLTAAQVAERVTAGLRRAVPGLHVETLPVADGGDGTVAAAIAAGFERREARVTGPLGEPVDAAYALRGTTAVVEMAEASGLQHLPPGVFAPLTATTYGAGELLRAALDDGAKTLVFGVGGSATTDGGAGMLTALGARFLDEDGAPVGPGGGGLARLDRADLTGLDPRLATVDLVLASDVDNPLTGPKGAPAVYGRQKGATDEDIAALDAALSRYATVLGPEQAALPGAGAAGGIGYGALVGLGARFRPGIDVMLDVLGFAPALARATLVITGEGSLDEQTLHGKAPAGVAAAARAAGVEVVAVCGRLALTAAELEKAGIARAYALADVEPDPAVSMDQAGPLLERVAEAIARDRLR
- a CDS encoding class F sortase — encoded protein: MTLCATFSLVAGIVRLCGDPSGEAVAHAARGSDAAGGGAPPFRRAPHRMPERIPASHPPLSPSRAVKVAIPAIYIEAPLVGLRLDARRRLGAPPIDRPKVAGWYQDGPSPGEAGTALIVGHRDTATGPAIFLNLNALRHGDTVKVTRADRRTAVFTVDTVKTYKKSEFPDDKVYGATNRPELRLLTCGGRFDKKTGYSANVVVFAHLTSLTTRTA
- a CDS encoding NUDIX hydrolase; its protein translation is MTTTDDYATYIAGLPRILAGAACLYRDGEGRVLLVEPNYRDGWALPGGTIESDTGEGPRQGARRESAEEIGLDLEPGRLLVVDWVRGAQRPPIAAYLFDGGVLSDAQLASIVLQEEELLSWKLVERAALGDHLLGSLGRRVRAALDALDSGAGAVELEDGRPPVR
- a CDS encoding Sir2 family NAD-dependent protein deacetylase → MTLVAILSGAGVSTDSGIPDYRGPDGVWTRDPEAEKLVTYDFYMADPEIRRRSWQMRRTHAAWNAEPNAAHRAVAELERSGTAVRVLTQNVDGLHQRAGLSARKVVELHGTAHEVVCTRCHARSPMADALRRLEAGEADPPCTVCGGILKTATVMFGERLDPEVLALAVAIARGCEVFVAVGTTLQVHPAASLAGVAADHGARLIIVNAEPTPYDDRADAVVRGPIGTALPELLERLGAGGAAVG
- a CDS encoding TMEM165/GDT1 family protein gives rise to the protein MHLDPLAILTAFGLIFLAELPDKTMFASLAMGTRMRPLYVWFGTSSAFIVHVAIAVGAGGLLGLLPGWIVKLVSALLFAFGAFMLLRGGGDDEDEETEVKTVTGFWPVYATAFMAVFISEWGDLTQITTANLAASNGAWSVAIGSAAALMSVSALALLAGRFIAKRVPLKTVQRVGGVCMLGLAIWTAVEIFTG
- a CDS encoding methylated-DNA--[protein]-cysteine S-methyltransferase, with product MSTTIPPHTRTHTLLDSPYGPLTLVATDGVLSAVYMTDHRHQPPRETFGEEVDAGGFGEAVRQLGEYFDGTRTAFDLPLHLEGTPFQRTVWAELQRIPYGETLSYGQVAARLGRPGASRAVGLANGRNPVSIIVPCHRVIGASGGLTGYGGGLDRKQRLLAFERGTENATPALF